One segment of Arcanobacterium phocae DNA contains the following:
- a CDS encoding DUF3040 domain-containing protein, whose translation MALSDYERNMLEQLEAQLKGEDPKLAESLAPEDPQQTRMAMSARHLVLGLIAAVSGLGIVAVGVATELIVVGVVGAVVVWLGLMYIAQGMSKVTISADGVSTPSVKRAQSFMERQKAAFDKRRDEGRM comes from the coding sequence ATGGCTCTGTCGGATTATGAGCGTAACATGCTAGAACAGCTTGAAGCCCAACTCAAAGGTGAAGATCCGAAGTTGGCAGAGTCGCTAGCGCCTGAAGACCCACAACAAACACGAATGGCTATGTCTGCGCGTCATCTAGTTTTAGGACTGATCGCCGCAGTGAGTGGTTTGGGAATTGTTGCCGTTGGTGTAGCTACTGAACTCATTGTTGTTGGCGTTGTGGGTGCAGTTGTTGTCTGGTTGGGACTGATGTACATCGCGCAAGGAATGTCGAAGGTGACTATCTCTGCGGACGGTGTGTCTACGCCGTCGGTAAAGCGTGCACAAAGTTTTATGGAACGCCAAAAGGCGGCGTTCGATAAGCGGCGCGATGAAGGCAGAATGTAA
- the dinB gene encoding DNA polymerase IV, which yields MSRAPRSESARRFWGNDDSATPILHMDMDAFYVSAELLNRPELIGRPVAVGGQERGVISAASYEARRYGVNSAMSVTQAKRRCPQLVILPAHHDQYAAISSRIMAYLRTITPLVEQLSVDEAFLDVSGARKLFGSPVEIGQAIRRYVRSSEGVVASIGIASTKHVAKVASAHAKPDGLLLVPHDRTLDFLHTLPVGALWGVGEKTRELLARKGVINVADIATVGQQRLISIVGQAQGQHLYQLAMGRDDRAVVPEHEEKSISREQTFFESLFDTNEALRVLLYQSHDVARRLRAHNVFARTVSIKVRYADFSTLTRSVTLGAPTHTGAEIYEAARGLFMNLVAQSLGIRLLGVRGGQLSRPDDGVQLALDDDGRRSRAEEAMDLVRQKYGNQVLNQASLLENGHSDPLTS from the coding sequence ATGTCTCGGGCACCGCGTTCCGAATCGGCACGTCGATTTTGGGGTAACGACGATTCGGCAACTCCAATTCTACATATGGATATGGACGCTTTTTATGTCTCGGCAGAGCTCCTTAATCGGCCAGAATTAATAGGTCGGCCGGTAGCCGTTGGGGGACAAGAACGAGGTGTTATTTCAGCTGCTTCTTATGAAGCTCGTCGATATGGTGTCAACTCTGCAATGTCAGTGACACAAGCTAAGCGCCGGTGTCCCCAATTAGTTATTTTGCCAGCCCATCATGATCAGTATGCCGCTATTTCTAGCCGGATAATGGCGTACTTGCGTACGATAACACCATTGGTGGAACAGCTGTCAGTTGATGAAGCTTTCTTGGATGTTTCGGGAGCCCGCAAACTCTTTGGGTCACCGGTAGAAATCGGGCAGGCTATTCGGCGTTATGTTAGATCCTCCGAAGGAGTTGTGGCTTCGATTGGTATTGCGTCCACTAAGCATGTTGCCAAAGTTGCTTCAGCCCACGCAAAGCCGGATGGATTGCTGTTAGTGCCACATGACCGAACTCTCGACTTTCTACATACCTTACCCGTAGGAGCCTTATGGGGTGTGGGGGAGAAGACCCGCGAGCTATTGGCTCGTAAAGGGGTTATCAACGTAGCTGATATCGCTACGGTAGGCCAGCAGCGGTTGATTTCAATTGTTGGTCAAGCACAAGGACAGCATCTGTACCAGCTTGCGATGGGCCGTGACGATCGGGCTGTAGTCCCAGAGCACGAAGAGAAGTCGATTTCTCGTGAGCAAACTTTTTTCGAATCGCTTTTCGACACTAATGAGGCGTTGCGGGTGTTGCTTTATCAATCGCATGATGTTGCTCGTCGGCTTCGCGCTCACAATGTTTTTGCCCGAACAGTTTCCATTAAAGTGCGATATGCAGATTTTTCAACGTTGACTCGCTCGGTTACTTTGGGTGCTCCCACTCATACCGGTGCTGAGATCTATGAGGCGGCGCGGGGACTATTTATGAATCTGGTAGCGCAGAGTTTAGGGATTCGATTGCTGGGTGTGCGTGGTGGTCAGCTTTCGCGTCCGGATGATGGGGTGCAGTTAGCACTTGACGACGACGGCAGGCGTTCGCGAGCAGAAGAAGCAATGGATTTAGTAAGGCAAAAGTACGGAAATCAAGTACTCAACCAGGCGTCGTTACTCGAAAACGGCCATTCTGATCCGCTCACATCTTGA
- a CDS encoding UDP-N-acetylmuramoyl-tripeptide--D-alanyl-D-alanine ligase produces the protein MIKTTLEQIANVVDGNFPSSAESAALPVSAVATDNRQITGGELFVAIAGERVDGNRFAAVALTAGATGVLTADRAAAEASGAPADRIITVADPILALGKIAHDQEQAVRKSSQPNFKVIGVTGSVGKTTTKDLLADLLRWRGPIIAPPGSFNNELGLPLTVLRAHEDTATLVLEMGADHIGNLDYLTGIAAPDISVVLAVARAHLGEFGGIENVAKAKSELVTGTRSDGVVVLNYDDERVRAMARLAPGKVVFFSVSGQYREGVWASNIATDPTGKATFTLHHAGEAAQVALNLVGTHHVANALAAATVAIELGATVADCATRLSQARADSPHRMDVWESAGVRIIDDSYNANPDSMRAGLQALAHIGQGQRTIAVLGQMLELGEASASEHESIGHTVADLGIDKLIALGDGVETMALAAQNDGVEVHRVADISEARLLLDRLVCNGDVVLLKGSNGSGVWQLADALKEKER, from the coding sequence ATGATCAAGACGACTCTCGAACAGATTGCGAACGTCGTCGATGGCAATTTTCCATCGTCAGCTGAATCTGCGGCATTGCCAGTTAGTGCAGTTGCGACTGATAATCGCCAAATCACTGGTGGTGAGTTGTTTGTTGCAATCGCTGGCGAACGTGTTGATGGAAATCGCTTTGCTGCTGTTGCACTAACAGCTGGTGCTACCGGAGTGTTAACTGCAGATCGGGCAGCTGCAGAAGCTAGTGGGGCTCCTGCAGATCGGATCATTACTGTAGCAGATCCAATTCTTGCTTTAGGAAAAATCGCGCATGACCAAGAACAAGCCGTGCGGAAATCTAGTCAACCCAATTTTAAGGTTATCGGTGTAACTGGATCGGTTGGTAAAACCACCACTAAAGACCTTCTTGCTGATCTCCTTAGGTGGCGCGGACCAATAATTGCCCCACCAGGCTCATTTAATAATGAACTTGGCCTTCCGCTAACAGTACTACGTGCTCATGAAGACACCGCTACTTTAGTGCTCGAGATGGGCGCTGACCATATTGGTAACTTGGACTACCTCACGGGCATTGCCGCTCCAGACATTTCGGTAGTTTTAGCCGTTGCTCGCGCTCATCTTGGTGAATTTGGTGGTATCGAAAACGTTGCCAAGGCCAAATCAGAATTGGTAACTGGAACGCGTAGTGACGGAGTTGTCGTCTTAAATTATGACGACGAACGAGTACGAGCGATGGCTAGACTGGCCCCCGGAAAAGTGGTTTTCTTTTCGGTGTCGGGTCAATATCGCGAGGGCGTTTGGGCATCCAATATTGCAACTGATCCTACCGGCAAAGCAACGTTCACTCTGCATCACGCAGGCGAGGCGGCACAAGTAGCCTTGAATCTGGTAGGAACTCATCATGTTGCTAATGCACTTGCTGCCGCAACCGTAGCCATTGAGCTTGGAGCAACGGTCGCTGATTGCGCCACGCGGCTATCGCAAGCACGCGCAGATAGTCCGCATCGGATGGATGTCTGGGAATCGGCAGGTGTAAGAATTATTGACGATTCGTACAATGCGAATCCTGATTCGATGCGAGCAGGACTCCAGGCTCTCGCTCATATCGGTCAAGGCCAGCGGACTATCGCTGTTCTAGGGCAGATGCTGGAACTTGGCGAAGCGTCCGCTTCGGAGCATGAATCCATCGGGCATACGGTTGCTGATTTAGGAATAGATAAACTTATTGCGCTAGGCGACGGCGTGGAAACGATGGCACTTGCAGCTCAGAATGATGGTGTTGAGGTACACCGAGTCGCAGATATAAGCGAAGCTCGGCTTTTGCTTGATAGGCTAGTCTGTAACGGCGATGTCGTTTTACTAAAAGGTTCAAATGGTTCTGGGGTGTGGCAGCTCGCAGATGCGCTAAAGGAGAAAGAACGCTAA
- a CDS encoding UDP-N-acetylmuramoyl-L-alanyl-D-glutamate--2,6-diaminopimelate ligase, which produces MIRPKNVKPCPLGEAIPECSDLATASLAVTGVTTDNRAVKPGDLFIGVPGVHNHGACFADAAVSAGAVAVATDEIGADLVEADIPIVVVPDIAKKVGEIAAAIYGYPARQLTTYAITGTNGKTTTAFMIDHILQALGETTGLIGTVAIRIAGTEIPAQLTTPQPADLQAMLAALVEEGGTSLVMEASSHALSQGRINPIRFSVAGFTNLSQDHLDYHKTLADYFEAKAQLFDNEHAQSGVVIADTQWGQILAEREADRMDQFYTETRVPGAWSVHAHADHLFTVTNPRGEEITTYTAMPGAFNISNAALAIAMVAKAGYALDDIANALTGHNGVSPTVPGRMELVGQRPRVVVDFAHNEDALVQAITALKPETQGRLVVITGSAGDRDKEKRPAMANAVATRADVLVITDDDPHSEDPAAIRAELIAGIPGQTNWSEIADRTEAIKQTIQEAQPDDTILIAGRGHERLQDMNGTLIELDDRDVARAALATRKAQE; this is translated from the coding sequence ATGATTCGGCCAAAAAACGTCAAACCCTGCCCTCTAGGGGAGGCTATTCCAGAATGCTCGGACCTAGCCACGGCTAGCCTTGCTGTCACCGGTGTTACAACGGACAACCGTGCAGTAAAACCCGGAGATCTTTTTATCGGAGTTCCCGGAGTTCACAACCACGGTGCATGTTTTGCTGATGCTGCTGTTAGTGCTGGAGCTGTTGCAGTTGCTACAGATGAAATAGGTGCAGATCTGGTAGAAGCCGATATCCCAATCGTCGTCGTCCCAGATATCGCCAAAAAAGTTGGCGAGATTGCCGCTGCAATATATGGGTATCCAGCACGGCAGCTAACTACCTACGCCATTACCGGAACGAACGGCAAAACGACCACAGCATTTATGATTGACCATATTTTGCAGGCGTTAGGCGAAACAACTGGCTTGATTGGAACCGTTGCGATCCGTATCGCAGGCACAGAAATCCCGGCGCAATTGACAACTCCACAGCCAGCCGATTTACAAGCAATGTTGGCAGCGTTGGTTGAGGAAGGCGGAACTAGTCTCGTCATGGAGGCATCATCTCACGCGCTTTCCCAAGGCCGGATCAACCCAATTCGATTCTCTGTAGCTGGGTTCACCAATCTTAGTCAGGATCATCTTGATTATCACAAGACGTTAGCTGATTATTTCGAAGCGAAAGCCCAGCTATTTGATAACGAGCATGCACAGTCTGGAGTGGTCATAGCAGACACGCAATGGGGACAAATACTCGCGGAACGTGAAGCTGACCGAATGGATCAATTCTATACGGAGACTCGCGTGCCTGGGGCGTGGTCGGTACACGCCCATGCAGACCACTTATTTACAGTAACAAATCCCCGCGGCGAAGAAATAACCACGTACACTGCAATGCCAGGAGCTTTCAATATTAGCAACGCGGCTCTCGCAATAGCGATGGTTGCTAAAGCTGGCTATGCGCTCGATGATATTGCGAACGCACTTACTGGGCACAATGGCGTCAGTCCGACGGTTCCAGGGAGAATGGAACTAGTGGGACAACGCCCGCGCGTCGTCGTGGATTTTGCCCATAATGAGGATGCTCTTGTTCAAGCAATCACCGCATTAAAGCCAGAAACCCAGGGGCGTTTGGTTGTTATAACTGGATCCGCAGGAGACCGAGACAAAGAGAAAAGACCAGCGATGGCTAACGCTGTTGCTACCCGTGCTGATGTTTTAGTTATCACAGATGACGATCCGCATTCCGAAGACCCAGCTGCTATTAGAGCTGAATTAATTGCTGGAATTCCGGGACAAACCAACTGGAGTGAAATTGCTGATCGAACTGAGGCAATTAAGCAAACCATTCAGGAAGCGCAGCCGGACGATACTATACTTATTGCCGGACGAGGCCACGAACGTCTCCAAGATATGAATGGGACGCTAATTGAGCTTGACGATCGTGACGTTGCCCGCGCTGCACTCGCCACACGAAAGGCTCAAGAATGA
- a CDS encoding peptidoglycan D,D-transpeptidase FtsI family protein has product MADRREFESFSVLHWLADVLKDGMGRGVGGGIAARKLTNKKLSKTIFIVVIVAAVLAVRLFYLQVISGPQLSKTARELRSQAISLEAKRGDIVDVHGAILATSIERYNVRVNQVEIANYREYDDEDNLIGAGAAAAAKKVAPLLEIDEAELAGLFLGGAEKNQWELVKRDVSPDKWRAISKLDIHGIYPERYMQRSYPNGNVAGNILGYTGVTAEDNTLAGRAGIESTYDKLLAGKNGELSVEVGPAGTVFPQGARKEVPAVDGGTVKLTIDRDLQLATQEALDSAVQKNHAEWGSAVVIEIGTGRILALGDSSAPDPSNLEKVNPEDWNSRAVQAIVEPGSTGKVITLSAALDKGVITPTDTFLVPDHLQMPNGQVISDNDHHATDTMTVAGIIGKSYNTGLVQMGDRVDDSYRYSMLRKFGIGQKTGVELPGEATGILNPYESWDNRTHYTTMIGQAWAASTLQLGQMISIIGNDGVKIPLHIVDGIYDKKGNFEPTVIGASEQVVSADTAKTANTILQGVTRPDSTGRLASVPGYNVAGKTGTAEVPDENGNLTKRVGTFVGLIPAEKPQLAVAVVIYNAAGAGYGATTAAPVFGDIGKFAMRSMGVAPSQEPLVTYPWRQSEIP; this is encoded by the coding sequence ATGGCGGATCGACGTGAGTTCGAATCGTTTTCTGTACTGCACTGGCTAGCTGATGTCCTCAAAGACGGCATGGGGCGTGGCGTTGGCGGTGGCATTGCAGCACGAAAACTGACAAACAAAAAATTGTCAAAGACTATCTTTATTGTTGTAATTGTAGCTGCTGTGTTAGCGGTAAGGTTGTTTTACTTACAAGTGATCAGCGGTCCACAACTATCAAAAACAGCACGTGAGTTACGTAGCCAAGCTATCTCATTAGAAGCTAAACGTGGCGACATCGTTGACGTGCATGGAGCAATCTTAGCGACGTCGATTGAACGCTATAACGTTCGTGTCAACCAGGTTGAGATAGCTAATTACCGAGAGTATGACGATGAAGACAACTTGATCGGCGCGGGAGCTGCTGCAGCAGCAAAAAAGGTCGCGCCACTGCTAGAGATAGACGAAGCTGAACTCGCTGGTCTGTTTTTGGGAGGAGCGGAAAAGAACCAGTGGGAGCTCGTTAAACGGGATGTTTCGCCGGATAAATGGCGCGCTATTAGCAAGCTGGATATCCACGGCATATATCCTGAGCGGTATATGCAACGCTCGTATCCAAACGGGAATGTAGCAGGAAATATTCTGGGATATACCGGAGTTACTGCCGAAGATAACACTCTAGCTGGGCGAGCCGGAATTGAGTCCACATATGACAAACTGTTGGCAGGTAAAAATGGGGAACTCTCGGTCGAAGTCGGACCTGCAGGAACTGTTTTCCCGCAGGGGGCTCGAAAAGAAGTACCTGCAGTCGATGGCGGAACCGTAAAACTGACAATCGATCGAGATCTGCAGCTGGCCACACAAGAAGCACTAGATTCTGCAGTGCAGAAAAACCATGCTGAATGGGGATCGGCAGTAGTTATTGAAATTGGCACTGGGCGTATCTTGGCGCTAGGAGATTCATCTGCGCCCGATCCATCCAATTTGGAAAAGGTTAACCCGGAAGACTGGAATTCACGTGCTGTACAGGCAATTGTGGAACCTGGTTCAACGGGAAAAGTGATTACTCTTTCCGCGGCACTCGATAAAGGTGTCATCACTCCAACAGATACGTTCCTAGTTCCTGATCACCTGCAAATGCCAAACGGGCAGGTTATTTCGGACAATGATCACCATGCTACTGACACAATGACCGTAGCCGGAATCATCGGTAAATCATATAACACTGGTTTGGTTCAAATGGGAGACCGAGTCGACGATTCATACCGCTACAGCATGCTACGCAAATTTGGAATTGGCCAAAAAACTGGTGTAGAGCTTCCTGGTGAAGCGACTGGTATTCTCAACCCTTATGAGAGCTGGGATAACCGAACTCACTATACGACGATGATTGGCCAGGCGTGGGCTGCGTCAACGCTACAGTTGGGGCAGATGATATCGATCATCGGAAATGATGGAGTGAAAATCCCGCTCCATATTGTGGACGGTATCTATGACAAAAAAGGTAATTTCGAGCCAACTGTTATCGGAGCTTCAGAACAAGTAGTATCAGCTGACACTGCGAAAACAGCCAATACTATTTTACAAGGCGTTACACGACCAGATTCTACTGGACGACTTGCGTCGGTTCCGGGATACAATGTTGCTGGAAAAACTGGTACTGCAGAGGTTCCCGACGAAAACGGAAACTTGACAAAGCGAGTTGGAACCTTCGTCGGACTAATTCCTGCTGAAAAACCGCAACTGGCAGTCGCAGTAGTTATATACAACGCTGCTGGAGCTGGATATGGAGCAACGACTGCGGCGCCGGTTTTTGGAGACATTGGAAAGTTTGCCATGCGGTCGATGGGCGTTGCGCCATCGCAAGAGCCACTGGTGACCTATCCGTGGAGACAAAGTGAGATACCATGA
- the mraZ gene encoding division/cell wall cluster transcriptional repressor MraZ, which translates to MFLGTYEPRLDDKGRLILPAKFRDQLANGLVVTRGQEHCLYVFPFAEFENILDRLRQAPMTSKEARTYTRVFLSGANDQVPDKQGRITLPAALRTYAGLDRELAVIGSGDHVEIWDASAWETFLTTSEDEFADREDELIPGIF; encoded by the coding sequence ATGTTTCTTGGCACGTACGAGCCTCGGCTAGATGACAAGGGACGTCTGATCCTGCCCGCCAAATTTCGTGATCAACTAGCAAACGGTTTAGTTGTCACCCGAGGTCAAGAACACTGTCTTTATGTGTTCCCATTTGCGGAGTTCGAAAACATTTTGGATCGGCTCCGTCAAGCTCCGATGACATCTAAAGAGGCACGCACATATACGCGTGTTTTCTTATCGGGCGCGAACGACCAGGTTCCTGACAAACAAGGGCGCATCACGCTTCCAGCTGCGTTACGCACGTACGCCGGACTTGATCGTGAGCTTGCGGTTATCGGTTCGGGTGATCACGTAGAGATTTGGGATGCTTCTGCATGGGAGACCTTCTTGACAACGAGTGAAGACGAATTCGCAGATCGTGAAGATGAACTGATTCCAGGCATTTTCTAG
- the rsmH gene encoding 16S rRNA (cytosine(1402)-N(4))-methyltransferase RsmH: protein MPSTADNNALHVPVLLKPIVDILSPALQAESCLIDCTLGMGGHSEAFLRAFPQLTVIGIDRDEQAIELASNRLAPFGTRFIPVHTTYDDVDKVAQTYGHDGKVDAILMDLGVSSLQLDETERGFSYAHDAPLDMRMDTSCGITAAQLLATASHSELARILRIYGEEKFAPNIARAIIRRRETAPLERTSELADLVRETIPAPARRKGGNPSKRTFQALRIAVNNELDVLEAAVPRAIESLRVGGRIAVEAYQSLEDRIVKEAFSVGLKSTSPPGLPMELADHAPYLKALTRGAQKADRAEQETNPRSASVRLRAVERLRATPAHIAQPYRRQGSTL, encoded by the coding sequence ATGCCATCAACCGCAGATAACAATGCACTGCATGTCCCAGTGCTGCTCAAACCGATCGTGGATATTTTGAGTCCTGCGTTGCAGGCAGAGTCCTGCCTCATTGACTGCACGTTAGGAATGGGCGGTCATAGTGAAGCGTTCCTTCGAGCGTTTCCTCAGTTGACTGTTATCGGTATTGACCGTGACGAACAAGCCATTGAACTTGCCAGTAACCGGCTTGCACCATTTGGTACACGGTTTATTCCCGTTCACACCACGTATGACGACGTCGATAAAGTTGCGCAAACATATGGACACGACGGAAAAGTTGATGCAATTTTGATGGACCTTGGAGTGTCGTCACTCCAGCTGGATGAGACCGAACGCGGTTTTTCCTACGCGCATGATGCGCCACTAGATATGCGTATGGATACCAGCTGTGGAATAACCGCAGCACAGCTTTTGGCAACTGCGTCGCATAGTGAATTGGCACGTATTTTGCGGATATACGGCGAAGAAAAATTTGCTCCAAACATTGCGCGTGCGATAATCCGACGTCGTGAAACAGCTCCGTTAGAACGCACTAGCGAACTAGCTGATTTAGTACGAGAAACAATTCCTGCTCCAGCACGGCGCAAAGGTGGCAACCCATCTAAACGAACGTTCCAAGCATTGCGGATTGCGGTGAATAACGAACTAGACGTGCTTGAAGCTGCAGTCCCGCGCGCGATTGAGTCGCTACGAGTTGGTGGACGAATAGCTGTTGAAGCGTATCAATCGCTAGAAGATCGCATTGTCAAAGAAGCATTCAGCGTGGGATTAAAATCCACCTCACCGCCGGGGCTACCAATGGAACTAGCAGATCATGCGCCATATCTTAAAGCACTAACTCGCGGTGCACAGAAAGCCGATCGAGCCGAGCAGGAAACCAATCCGCGTTCCGCATCAGTCCGATTGCGCGCTGTTGAACGATTACGCGCAACACCAGCCCACATTGCCCAGCCCTATCGTCGTCAAGGAAGTACCTTATGA
- the murD gene encoding UDP-N-acetylmuramoyl-L-alanine--D-glutamate ligase yields MAGTTVTLSIPGASKFDGQRIAVVGIGVSGRASIQALHQHTDALLGAWDARAQALEALDPSALDVCESCADPERLIEAVLQWNPDIVIISPGFRQTGVEWRRLRQAGIPVWSEIELAWHLRACDENGQYAPWLCITGTNGKTTTVTMLETILNSAGLRALAVGNVGTPAVTAVSDTSSEAPNAFAFELSSFQLAATYSMEPTASVVLNVADDHLEWHENRDEYVAAKASIYERTHQACVFPLHDADVRIMVDNADVIEGARAIGVSLGVPNIGEIGIVDDIIVDRAFGNRRQVQAIELFTIADVTHLAPQGYDLPVHIVKDAMMAATLARSVGTSPSAIREGLRRFHPDAHRIELVTQHAKVAYIDDSKATNTHAAQASLLVQKPASTIWIAGGLAKGARFEELVERVSDRLAGVIVIGTDQEPWRAALDNLSIPVIFIDTTSNEPMHEAVAHAHSLARPGQTVLLAPACASQDQFTSYADRGNRFAQEVRELVVAGEEE; encoded by the coding sequence ATGGCTGGCACAACAGTGACTCTTTCGATTCCAGGCGCGAGTAAATTTGACGGGCAACGAATCGCTGTCGTCGGTATAGGCGTATCGGGACGGGCATCGATTCAAGCGCTACATCAACACACTGATGCCTTACTAGGTGCGTGGGATGCACGAGCACAGGCCCTTGAGGCACTTGACCCTTCTGCGCTCGATGTGTGTGAAAGCTGTGCAGATCCTGAGCGCCTCATTGAAGCGGTTCTGCAATGGAACCCCGACATTGTTATCATTTCCCCAGGATTTCGCCAAACAGGAGTCGAGTGGCGTCGCTTGCGCCAAGCTGGAATTCCAGTCTGGTCAGAAATCGAGCTTGCTTGGCACCTGCGAGCCTGTGATGAAAACGGTCAGTATGCTCCGTGGCTTTGTATCACTGGCACGAACGGCAAAACCACAACGGTAACAATGCTCGAAACCATACTCAATAGTGCTGGTCTACGGGCGCTGGCAGTGGGAAATGTTGGGACGCCTGCAGTGACTGCTGTTAGTGATACTTCAAGCGAAGCTCCCAACGCATTTGCGTTTGAGCTGTCATCGTTCCAGCTAGCCGCCACCTACTCGATGGAACCAACTGCTTCAGTGGTGCTAAACGTTGCGGACGATCACCTCGAATGGCATGAGAATCGGGACGAATATGTTGCTGCAAAGGCATCGATCTACGAGCGTACTCACCAAGCATGTGTATTCCCCCTTCACGATGCAGATGTGCGCATAATGGTCGATAATGCTGATGTTATTGAAGGAGCTCGCGCTATCGGAGTGTCGTTGGGAGTGCCAAATATCGGAGAAATCGGCATTGTTGATGACATCATCGTCGATCGGGCGTTTGGTAATCGACGTCAAGTTCAGGCAATAGAATTATTTACAATTGCTGACGTCACGCATTTAGCTCCGCAAGGATACGATCTTCCGGTCCACATCGTAAAAGATGCAATGATGGCGGCTACCTTAGCACGTTCAGTCGGCACCTCGCCGTCGGCTATTCGAGAAGGCTTGCGTCGCTTCCATCCGGACGCACATCGTATCGAACTTGTTACTCAGCACGCCAAAGTAGCATATATCGACGATTCGAAAGCTACGAATACACATGCGGCGCAAGCGTCTTTACTCGTGCAAAAGCCGGCAAGTACAATTTGGATTGCCGGCGGATTGGCAAAGGGTGCCCGGTTCGAGGAACTCGTCGAACGAGTGTCGGATCGTTTGGCTGGCGTTATTGTGATCGGAACCGATCAAGAACCATGGCGTGCCGCATTAGATAATCTCAGTATTCCAGTAATATTTATTGATACAACAAGTAATGAGCCAATGCATGAAGCCGTCGCTCATGCACATAGCCTAGCCCGTCCCGGTCAAACAGTTTTGTTAGCTCCGGCGTGCGCATCCCAAGATCAGTTCACCAGTTACGCTGATCGAGGCAATAGGTTTGCTCAAGAAGTTCGTGAATTGGTGGTAGCTGGCGAGGAGGAATAA
- the mraY gene encoding phospho-N-acetylmuramoyl-pentapeptide-transferase — MLAILIALGTALVVSLLGTPLFIRVLERRSYGQFIREDGPTTHLVKRGTPTMGGVVIIGATVIGWAVANIVMQRVPQVSGFLLLGLMIGMGLVGFLDDFIKVSKERSLGLTPRAKMIGLGTVGIAFSVLSLQFHNDMNRTPGSTAVSLVRDLPINFGVWGPVAGLILFTVWANFLISAWSNAVNLTDGLDGLAAGASMLAFGAYTVVGIWQYYQTCESLVAATSGCYDVRDPREIAIICAAIVGACFGFLWHNTSPAAIFMGDTGSLALGGAFAGVSILTRTEILAVLLGGLFVIIVFSDVIQIGMFKLTGRRVFRMAPLHHHFELKGWKEVTIVVRFWLIQGLFISTGMFLFYAEWLAQQ, encoded by the coding sequence ATGCTCGCGATTCTTATTGCACTTGGTACAGCACTAGTTGTTTCGTTGCTCGGCACGCCACTTTTCATCAGAGTGCTAGAACGCCGATCCTACGGTCAGTTCATTCGAGAAGACGGCCCAACGACTCATCTTGTCAAGCGTGGCACCCCGACCATGGGTGGAGTCGTCATTATTGGAGCCACCGTTATTGGCTGGGCAGTTGCAAATATTGTGATGCAACGAGTACCGCAAGTTTCAGGGTTTTTACTCCTAGGACTGATGATAGGCATGGGTCTGGTTGGATTCCTAGATGACTTTATTAAAGTCAGCAAGGAACGCTCGCTGGGGCTAACTCCGCGTGCAAAGATGATCGGGCTGGGAACAGTTGGAATCGCGTTTTCGGTTCTGTCCTTGCAATTTCATAACGATATGAACCGAACTCCGGGATCAACTGCTGTCTCGCTAGTACGTGATCTGCCAATTAACTTTGGTGTCTGGGGGCCGGTGGCAGGTCTCATCCTCTTCACTGTCTGGGCTAACTTTCTCATCAGTGCTTGGTCTAATGCCGTTAATCTGACAGATGGATTAGATGGTCTTGCTGCGGGTGCTTCAATGCTCGCATTTGGGGCCTATACAGTGGTAGGAATCTGGCAGTACTACCAGACATGTGAATCACTCGTAGCTGCAACTTCGGGATGCTATGATGTTCGGGATCCGCGTGAGATTGCTATTATATGCGCTGCTATTGTCGGTGCATGTTTCGGTTTCTTGTGGCATAATACGTCGCCAGCTGCGATCTTTATGGGAGATACTGGGTCATTGGCTTTAGGCGGCGCATTTGCGGGAGTTTCGATTTTAACCCGTACTGAGATCCTGGCCGTTTTGCTTGGTGGGCTTTTTGTTATCATCGTTTTTTCTGACGTTATTCAGATCGGTATGTTTAAACTGACTGGTCGACGAGTATTCCGAATGGCTCCGTTACATCACCATTTCGAGCTTAAGGGCTGGAAAGAAGTCACAATCGTGGTACGGTTCTGGCTCATTCAGGGTTTATTTATTTCCACCGGAATGTTTTTGTTTTATGCAGAATGGCTGGCACAACAGTGA